CAGACAGTTTTCAGTCCTGCCACTCTTTATTGTGTTTGACGGCCACAAGCTCTCCGAAGTCGCCTCATTACCCCTGAGTGACACATACAAGTCAATCTGCAGAAGGCCACAGATCCAGAAGCTCATTCCTTAAAGTGAACGTCTGGGCTTGTCAGCCCCAGGGATCAGCCGCTACAGAAAGCGTTCCTTCAACGTCGATGTTAATGGCTAGATAAAATGAAGTGGTGCTGAAGCACAGCTGAGGGTCTCTGACTCCACACCAGCGGTTAACCCGTAATGGTAAAAGTGTGACTAACATAAAAAGCATTTCTACACGGCAAAAGccttgtcatattttattttttttgtttattctggaCACCCcgatataataaaaaatactttgtttgcAAAACCACTTGTCACTTGTTATTGACAACTATGTAGAATAAGGTTTTTCACCCTACTCCGGTTTAATTAACGATTTACAGACCACTTCTGTGCATGTTAATCCCGTTAAGAGCTTGACAACCTTTGGATAACTCGAAGATTTGTGTCaagaaaaaagcttttctttttagtacaagtatttccattttgtttttgtttttcggGCAATTTGTTATGGGCGTGACACAAAGACACTCAGAGAATGTCTTTGGtaccaatatactgaaccatccatttatatttttctaaatccTTGTAGTTTAAACAttagtctatgcacaagttttttttttattctaaaaaaggaaaataaaattgctttatggatgtgacaaaaaagaaaaattttgGGAGAAGACAAACTTCAtcggatttctgtgaattaaaatgcacaaaccttaagcaataatacccaactaATGGAGGAAGGATGATTCTTCTTTGAACATAAAAAAGTAATCTAATTTTATGAGGAACATGTACCGTTATGGGTCCGACAATCCAGAAAATGGCACTTCCCTGACTATGAAAAAGAATGCACTAAaagagacctcacatgggtatttgaaacACTAAATGTTATTATCTGTGCTGTTAGTAGGCtatactaaaaacattttttattttcacagaattgcccatTCCGTTTTCAAATGAAGAACTTAAGACAACTAAACAGATGTAACACTGGTTTATTGATTCGTTTTCCATTGTACAGATCAACAGATTTTACAGGATTACAAACTGAGCGTCTTGAATTTTGTGGTTTGGAATATGAGCCCACAATGCACCAACAAAACAATGACCGTTACTgtgtacaaatgtattttgaaaaggAATTGACCAGTTATAGgctgtatttttcaaaaagcaCATTACAAAAGAATCACGGTAAAATGGAGCACTATCTATTACAAGACCAGCAAGTGtacaaacacaagcaaataaAATCCACTCACATACACCCTAACTGAAAAGATGCTGTAAGACAGGGCGTTTACATTTTCATCCAACCTTGAGGTACTAAAGGTAAAAACCTTTAGACAAAATAATTTCCAAATGAATCTAAAGCAACAGGTCCTCACATTAAAGATATCAGGGATCAGCGAATGTAAAGCTGCTGCTGTGAGAAGAGAGAGCGTCTAACGGGACGAGTTGGAACTGGAGCGGGAGCGGTGTCGTCTGCGACCCGGAGACCTGGAGCGAGTGCGCCTTCTCACCGGGGAGCGTCGCCGTGGAGACCGAGATCTGTTAAAAGTACACACTGTCAGCTGAGGCCGAGATGAATCACAGACACGCATGCCAATTATCTGATAAGACGCATAAAAAGTCACGAGCCCTGTCAGAGACTTCTTAGTGAAGCGAGAGAAGAAATAAACAGACCTACAGGGTAAAAGGACACTGGGTGCGTTTAATTTAATAACTCAATTTGAGCCTGCAGGTATTGGAATGATTGGGTCCTACTGACCCATTGAACATATGCGATACACACTACAGATCAACGTAACATGccagaacaaaaagaaaacttaGACATACCGTCTCCTCATGCGAGGTGGCGTGCGGCGCCACATGGGAGGTGGGGGAGGCATTCTGCGTGGCGGCGTCATTCTTCGCGGGGCGGTTCGTATCCTCTGGGTGAGAACAGCAGAGGCGGTGATCTCCTGACCGTCAATCTGACCTGAGGACAGTCAACAGGTGATAGTGTAAGAAATCTTGTCTTTGGAACTGATCTGAAATGTTATGAGCTTCTCATCAATAGTACCTCCATCCATGTGTTTCAGAGCCTTCTGGGCATCATCTGGAGTCTCGTATTCCACATAAGCGTAGCCCTTTGATAAATTAGGATGCAAGCGGTCCGGGGGCATGTCGATCATCTTGATCTTCCCGTAGGTCGCAAAGATCTCTTGAATATGTTCCTGACAGAAATCAAGCACAGAAACAGAGTCTAATACAAGAGATAAAAGCTATAAGAAATAGGATGCACATATCGGAGTTAAGTGTTTCAAGCACGTCTACCAAAAACTCAAAATCTTTACCTTGGTGACATTCCTGGTGAGTCTTCCCAGATGAAGTTTAGTTGGTTTAGGGCTGgggctcctcctcttcctctccttctCCTCACCACGCTTTTGTGATTTGGACCTGATTAAAGCACATGCTCAGTAACGTCATTGGATTGGCTTAATGGGCTGATTGAAATGTGCACTCTGTCTGTAACCTACTTTGATCGTGAGCGTCGCCGGTTGTCATGGCGACGACGGCTCGGGCTGGGAGACCCAGAGGACCCAGATGAGCTAGAGGACCGGGAAGAACTTGATGAACCAGAATGGCTGGTACCAGAGGAAGAGCTGGACCCACTGGATGAGCCCGAGCTGGACCCAGAACTGCTGCTGGAGCTGGAACTGGACCTTTGGAGGACAAGCAAAACAATTGATTACCTGGAAATACATCTTGGGGCTTATATTTAAACGTGGGGTTAGTGTTGTGGGTTCGAATTAGCTGACAGAACCTGTCCTTCAAGGCCCCAGCTAAAATGTAATGTGATGTGATGCAGTAAGACTTTAATGTTATAGAATGTGTCCAGTTAAAATTGAACTACATAATCGGACCTGCTACTACTGCTGCCAGTGGAGTTACTGCGACGCTTGCGGATcttctctctgcctctctcctTCTCTGCTCCCTCCTTTACAGCGGGtttctctttcgctctctctcttggTTTGTCCTCAGAACGCTCTCTGCGTTTGGTGGGTGAAGGTGCCCTGTGTAtaggaaacaaacaaatatttggtTAGAAAACAGCGCCACAATCTGGTTTAACTCAATTTATAgcattaatttgtttttacaaaggATATGTGGGCATACTTTGGTATGATATCAGATGCAATGCATAGTATTAAATCATTAACCCATGCATAAAACAAAGCTcacataaagaaataaaaataaaactacataTAGCAcgtaattaaaaaaacaggcTACAGAGGCTCTAATCCCTGAACCAGCAATATGTAGATATTTCACAATAATTGACCAGTTATGacatttatataacacaaaTCCTAGCGTTTAATGTTGTGATTACAATGTGTATTATGGCATCATGATGCTCTTCGTTTTGATCGCTATGTGGCTAATGCTAACTTAGCAGCGCCgctgttttcaaaaacatgcaaGTTATCGCAACTTAACGAAACGTGACTGAAAACTTTACACGCGCACTCGACGTTAACAATAAATCGCAActaattttgcaaaaaaactgcCCCACAAACTATCAAACTTACATGATGAATGAACAGCGCGCAACACTCTCAACGGCGAGATCAGGGACCGTCGCGCTTTAATGAGCTCACGCATTCGTTTGTGGGTGTGACGTCACCATCTCTGCGACGAGTGTCTGAAGGCGGGGCTTCGCTCGCGCGATGATGTATATACAGAGAAAAGAGGATTTTACGCgtttgcttttgtgtttctATTATATAATCGCAGATATGATTGTAAACGTCGTCATGTGACCGTATCATGGAGCGCACCGTCGGTTTAATCGTAAATAAGAGTGCAGTGACGTCGCAGTAGGTGAGCGATGATTTCCATTGTGTGTTTAGTGCAATACAACGATACGTGCGGTCATTTGAGATCGATGCATGACTTTAAATGTGCTCGAAGCTGTGAAATCTGTTCGGTAGCTGTTTTATACACAAATGCTGCTTTAACCTTTGAGAAAATGTTTAGGTTTACAGTAGGCTAggctggtttgttttgatttatttacttgGATACGTCAGTTGGGAAACAAAGTTCAAAAGCAAGACCCCCCCACTGCATTGAAGTTTATAGGAAGTTCACAGACGAGATTTTAGAAGTAGTACTGGGTGATCAGCCCATTTTTAGCTATTGAGGAATAGTTCAACACCAAAATCACCAGAAATCAGTCATCACTATggtcaagtcaatggggaccattttttggtgaactccTTTATTTTCATAATAGTTTCACATGGGCACAAGATGTCAAAGCCAGGAGATGCTCGGTGTGAGGTTCATGCTTTCTATAgcagtaaaatataaagtactatactattaaagtattattaaaGTACTATAGgattaaaatatcattattttcTAAAACACAACTACTTGTACAATgcttctgcatttttttaaaaagcaataaGTGTCAGCTTGACTCTGCTTTGTCCTACTTGACCCACGATTGTTTATTTACCATTGAAAATGGGTTCTACAATTTCCATGTGGGCCACAAATATCTGGTGTTGTATCATATCAGATCTTATAAACCTGGATACCTGAAGATACGTTTAGTAAGAACCAGAATCTGAAAGGATATTAAGATATCTTTAATACTTATTCAGTTGCAAATGTGCAAACGttggaaaataacaaaatactttatttacatttttttattgttatcgtTTGCATGTAATGTATTGTTAGGATTGTTATAGTCAACAGATTCTACTAACGTCTCTGTGCacatataaaaattatacatttttaaagttatatttcACCCCTTTAAAATCTGGCTCCAAGATTTTGATGAAAATTGTCAGCATGACCCTCTCTGCAATATAGTGAattaatataatgaaaaatatgaatctatggcacaataatattttttctttactatTTATTAATTCTTTCACCAGAGAACGATTTATTAATATCTAAATCTAGATGAATTGTTACAAAATTTGTCGCTTTTGATGTAGAATCACACTGAATTACAACATTTAGACATCACTATGATCACTGTGTGTTCATTGTTTATAGGATCTGCTCCATCCAGTCTCGTGTTGGTTTCGGTACTGTAGATCTCCATCATGGGTAGACTGGACGATGCTTCCAAGCGCAAAGTCGTGGAGCTACGGGAAGCAGGTTTGAGTTTCCGGAAGATCAAAGCTGTGCTGGAGTTGGAGAACATCAAGGTGTCTGCGCAGGCCATCTACCTTTTCCTGAAAGAGTTTCAAGGGAGAGCTCGGAAGGAGGACGGAACGGCGGTGGGTAGCAGCCAAGCGGGGTCGACGTCGGCCAGGGAGGCGGGCAGCGGCGAGGCTCGACAGGGTACCTGGAGCAACCAGCAGTTGAGAAACCTCCTCAGAGAAGCATCCCGGGTCGCAGCCTCTCAGCTGAATGCAGCCTCCTCAGATGCAAGAGGTGGACAGTCTTCTGGGACGGCAGTGAGAAGCGAAGCAAGGGAGGGTGATAAAGACGAGGATATCCGGATTGTCAGCGTTACGTCTTTGGCACAGGGCGCGCAGCACGCCGGCATCCAGGGGCCACGAGCTGGGACCGGCACGGGCACGACCAGCGGGGCTGCTTTTGTGAGACGGCGACACACACCCTCACCTGCCAACCCTGTGCTGGTGGCTCGCAAGAGACTGCTGGATAAAGCGTTGCTTCACAGAGCAAGGGTGAGTTGACCGCTCCAACAATATTTTAGGCTGAATTTACTAAAACAATTTTTCTGTTCAAACATAGGCctaaatattattgaaaaactaacaaaaattgaaatatttgttGAGGcactttatatataaaaatatatataaatatatagcaatattcaaaatggaaaaataaataaaataattatgtcaaCAACAGCTAAAAGTAAAActtatattaacataaaaatataaataacaaaatgttaataaaactaaaataaaaaacttcatTCTGCATCATGTTTACCCCAAAGTAAATCTTTATACTAtctataatttatatatattttcatgaccattaaatataattttctccCCAATTTGGCATGGCATCTTATTTATATGATGCAAAAATGCacgtaaatattaatattatttagtcataattcaaatgaaaataattcaataaCCATTATTGTGTTAAtgtagtaataaaataataatttaattttaagtgTAAAATGTGAGTGTGACATGCTTTTTTGACATTTATCCTATTACAGTTGTTGttgatatatttattgtaatatacttgtgtgtgtgttttttgaagGTAAGGGACGGTGGACCCCAGACAGGTCAGCAGGTGCCGCTGTCAGTTAGAAGAGATCAGTCATGTTTCTCTGGTCCTGATGGGAGAAAAGTCGAGTTACCTCAGACGGCTTCATTCGACCTCACAGCATCCAGAGCTCCAAACATTGTGAGTTAAACATTATCATCAACAACCAAATATATTTACGACCTCAATGTTTTCTGCATCTGACTTtattgacttaaaaaaaaataatatatataataaacgAATCATATTAATGATCATATTTTTATTCCACAGAGAGGATCGCACCCAGGACCCAGTCTTGCCAGGAAATGGATCCAGCGGATGGGCACTCCAGTTCGCTCTCTTCAAAATCCTCCTCGTGTGGGCGTCCGACTCCCTGACCCGGCCACCGCTGGAAGTACATCCCACAATGCCGTTCCACCCGCACGGGTCCAAAACGTGAACAGCCAGGCTTCACTTCCTCTCCAGAGGACCGGCTTCGACCCTGCCGCTGTGAGCGGCCTCCAGGAGCAGATCCAGTCCTTGAGCTCGGAACTGAGAAATCTGGGCGTAGCTTTGAGGATGATGGTGGAACAACAAGGCCGGCTGGAGAGAGAACAAACCCAGCAGACTCAAGTCCAGAAGCAGATCCTCGGCACCCTTCAAGATTTGGCAACCAAATTGGAGCCGTGCAACGTGCTTCAGTCAACATCTGCTCCAACGTTATCAGCGTCATGTTCGCTGGCCTCCGCCGAGCCTTTTAGTCAGACCGCCGGGAGTCAGGGCGTCTACGCTCAGTGCAGTCAAGCCCAGACACGATACAACGAGATCCACGACTCGGGTCTCGAGGGCATTGAGCCGTTCTCTCTGGACCAGCTTAGCCCACCTGCCATGAACGGGTTTCAGCAGTGCCCGACCACCGGCGTGCCCTCATTCACCCATGCACAGACACGCACGGGGATGTTCACGCAGGCGCACACGCAAACATTTGCTCATTCTCCGTTTCAGTCACACGCAGACTCGTACACGGGGATGGAGAGAAAACCAGCAGACATGCCTTCTACCAGTGCAGACGGGACGTTCCAGGCTTGTAGCCCACATAACCAGAACTCCAGTCTTCCAGTGTCTCCACATCAGGCCGAGCTGAACATTATTAAAGTGGAGAATGTCTAACAATGAGGCAACGTGCAATGCAAGCACAAGAGAAAACTAAAGGGGCAGATCACCctcaaataaaaattgtgtgtatcatttattcattgtaTCATGcatccaaacctgtttgacttccttctgcagaacactcaAGAAACAAATCTGACCATCATTGACTTCCACCGGAAATCAGAGACATTTCtcgtaatattttattttgtgatccactgaagaaaaagtcatgtACAGGttaagaatgacatgagggtgaataaatgagttTCCTTTGGGATGAACGATCCCACTAAGTTAAACGCAACATTATTAAGCAGTATTGTAGCATTGTTTATGAGAGacctttgtttattttattgtacgtGAGACTTTCGTCAGACCAGCAAGAAACTGACCAAGAGAACATTTCCCCcccatgttgtctttttttatttaacagtctGTTTCTGAAATTTTCAtatccaaataaaataaacatctaaCAGATTTACAGGAGTGATTGTAATTATTTGTATTGAACATAATCCGAGTTTTAATTTGAGCTCCAGTGGTATTATCAGTTTTCGTATATCTAAAGCCGTACTTCTTTTGGTCGTCactcatttcagtttttaaacctCACTCCATTTGTTTcgtttgcattttttaaaagcttaattttgtcatttgttcAGGATCATTGGCCTTTGGTTAACCGACTGTAAgtttttaactttgtttataatTGTGTTATTGGTGTCTTGTTTTCTATTGCACGGTACCTGCTCCCTTTGCTGCCTCCTGGTCAGGTTTCATTGTAAATGAGAACTGGTTCTCAATTGACTTACCCGGTCAAAATAAAGGTAACTTATATCTGTTCATGAAAGTTCagcataaaaataacaatacttATGATATTACATGATATACTTAACATTGACCTGATTAttgtctgaaaaaaaacagacattttatataatgatacattatatatgtataaacTGTAATTCTGTCTTTGCTTTTGACATCGTTTTAGAACATAGTAGGTAACAGTGTATCATTTTTTCCccgtgaaaaaaatattgttgaatgACAACAATATGACCATCAAGTGTAAAATACTCGCGGattttaactttaatttttgcatgTTGTTTTATAAGTCTTAATAACAGTGAAAACGCACCGTATGATGTCTTTCATGAGACAGCCCTGCCCCCTGCTGGTCAATGCCTGTCATTCAACAAGATTTGCTTTTCTCTCTTGAAATAATAAAGACCCAATATAGATATTTTtatctgtgtactgttgttCTGTAATGAAATGcaatagaaaaacaaagacatattgAAATGTTCAGCgtttcatttgtaaaataagtttaataTGTCCACAGTTAAAAAATAAGGCATAACCAAGGCTGCAAAATTAACATGTAAAAGTACTAGATTAATTAAATCATTATCTTTCCATAAAGATTTCTGTTTCATTGTCTTAtgatgttgaaaaaaaacttgagaCGAAGACCATTGGATAATCTTGTGAAGAGCAGACCAACACTATGGGCCTaagattaaaaaacagaaaataaaaaaagagtaattgaaactataatatatataaaaatgatttgtggTTGTTGAGTACAGTTAAATATACAAGAATAAAAAGTGAATATTCACCTctcaaataacaaacaaaattgtttgattacaaatttaaattgtggagttaaaaagaaaaatcatctcTGTCCCAAACATTATAAAGAGCACTGTTACTGAAAATTGAATTGTATAAGACgagaacaaaacatttgtaattcCTGTTTCTTAATAGTACTTCAGAAGGTCTGGAACTAAATTTAAACATGCAAAATTTTATCCAGAGAAagaatttgtgtgtgttcaggccACAAAGTTGAACTAAGTATAGGTGCATAATTTAAATTGCTGATATCTGGGCAGCCCTTATCTTTGTTCACTGAATATCTTTATAATAAAAGACGTTTGCATTATATCCATACTTGATAAATGAAATGCATGATCAGTAGAATGCAAATGAGTGTCAGCAAACCACTTTGCATAATATCACTATCTTTAACTTTATTATCTCATGCTTTTCCTAACAGTTTTATTGCTATGTGTAATGGCTGTGTCCACCTTACCAATATACAAATGAACATTAAATGTCGGGATTAAATGCTAGTGCTTCAAATTTGTTTGCTTGTTAGTGTACGATATTAGAAGGTGGCATTTAATTGTCAATGACACATATCATTGATGTTTTGGTCTATTTGGGTTGAATGCATAAGAAGGTTTTGTGGTCGCCAAGAGATCATGTAGTGCATAGAGTGTATAATGCACAAAGAAATACTTAAGCTTTGAAACTGTTATGTTTGTTTCAAGAGTCCACAATCATGTTTGTAGTCCAAGGAGTACGAGAAGATACATCTTATCCTGGATTTCCTTGAAAGAGTTAGGGGTCCAATGACAATTGGAGGGTTTTCTTTAGAAATCCTACATAGTTTTATTAAGTCAAATGCCTACGCTCTATAAAAACGGTGCTACAAGAGGTTCCTCAtcatgatgccatagaagaataaTTCCTCAACGTTCTTATACATTGTAGAAACATGTTTAtagttctttatggaaccattcagccaaaaagtgttcttctatggcatggCACACCCTTTTTAAGAGTGTGAACAATGAAGAACTGTACTGCTTCATATCAAGATCAGGCAATGTTATATCAccaatatatttgatatataaaGGCAAACTCTCCAGACTCAAAATCTATCTCTTGAGCAGGAGCCTTCTTCCTCTCGCATCATAAAtcttgaaaaataacaaaaaccttCTCAACTCTCCAAgaaaacaggacaaaactattaaataaaaggtaaaaatatCAGCTTAATGTTCACATAATGTTGATAATTGATTTTGCTATCCGTCACTATATTATGCAAGGCATTGTGGTGAATGCGGTGCAAGTCTgtacacatttttaagttttaattttaggatttgtgaaattcaaatgtttgtgttgtctgaTTTTCATTGGTACTGCAGCGTGGGATTTACTACATTATCATGTTGACCACTGCAACACTTATTCTATGTTTATCGGCTCTAGGACAGGTAAGATTGCACATTGTGACATGTATATTACagacaaaaatattgatgttcTGAAGTATCATTACTTTCCTGTTAATACAGGTTTTTACAGTCCCTAGAATACTGGAATTGGATATGGCTGAGAATTCAGTTGATGACCAATTTGACGGCTGCAAGGAGAAAATGGCAGAACTGTTAGTCAAACCTCTACCAACAGCATCAGAGACACAAGAGATGTATCCCAGGGGCTTTACATGGAACCATTTATTCGCCATTTCTGCATACACTGGCGAAAggatatataataattttagaGCCGATACTGTTAATGGTAAAGATAATTACACAAAAAAGACATACGGATGGTATTCACTTTACTTTTTGTTGACAGATGCaatacagattttgaataaaCTTCAGAAAGAAGCACACCCAGGCTGTATAATAACTTATCGTCGTACTAGACTTATGTTTAATAGTACTGACgttgtaaacaaaaacattcgtTTTGGCCAGTTTGCATCTTCATCTACTAATCGTAATTCAACGGACATATTTGGtaatgtttcttgttttgaaaTCAGAACCTGTGAAGGTGCTCATGTGTCAAAGTATTCTTTGTTTCCTGGAGAGGAAGAGGTGCTGATTCCCCCATATGAGGTTTTTAAAGTCACTAAAGTCACTAGCGATTGGTGTGAAACTGTTTACCACCTAAACAGTGCAGGAACTAAAAGTAACCTGAATTGTGCATTAGTTGATGTGAAGAACCTTTGGCAATCCATAAAAGATTTCTTTAAAAGACTTGTGGGGAAAGGATGAGCATGGCCCAAGTCTTGATTTACAATTTGTTCTTCCTTACATCCGTTTCTGTTTaatgcattcaaaataaaaagcacTATTGAAGACAGCTCTGTTTTGATTATTGCAGAGTGACATCACTCACTGTCAGAAGGTATTTTACAAAAGGTGGAAGAGATGGATGTGTTTAtaactttaaaagaaaactttttTAGGAAGAcatgcacaaaaaacaaaacaatagtgTCAGAGGtatcaaaacacaacaaaagcgATACCTGTATGCACATATtaactatacatttattttaaatactctATATTTTAAGTTGTTGGTATTGATCCAAAAGATCTTCAACTTGTGTCTTTTAGGTGACAATTCTCAAATACcaaatttaaaagttttttcgTTTATTTTTCTGTCAATTAACACGTGGGCCTGGTTTATTAAAATAGCACATTTTCCCACACATGGCTGAcccaaataatattaaatagctataatacaaataaagacCATTGAGAcccaaatttcaaacactgCCACACCCCTGACCTAAGCTGACAGGCAAGTATCAAAAAGTGTAGTTTTTCTTGAAATTCTTGTTTACATCTTAATATTGTCCTGCATAAATAACCGTTTGTTTTCATGTGAACGGATATGAAGTGTTGATTTATTTAggcataaaatacaaataattccTATACTGTGTGCGTGAACTATAAGAACACAGTTTGCTTAAACGTTTTTAATGAATTCCATAGcttatttacaattattattacagCATCAAGGAAAATAATTATCAATCAtggtttttgtaaaatgtaataatgatttttatattcattacaTTGGATATCCTCTGAGCCATTTCAGTTTAAAGATATAATGGAGTTTCTGTGTTCATACATAGTCTTCTGTACGTagcttaaaacaaataaacaaaggtCTATGTCAGATTCAATATTTATTGCCATTAACAACAACACATACGTATTTAACATTAAAGTAATTGTAAAATTTCCTATCATATCCAGGGGCAAATATTGCCCGCTTTTACTGAAAAAGTTTATTTCTGCCAATGATCTTATTTTCTTGGAAGGttgtatgtattaaaaacaaatcaaactgtCAGGGTCAATTCATGACAAGGTGATTTTCTATGGTAGATCAAAAGCATATTAGAACCGTTTGACAGCACACAGTTTGGGAGGAGATGGATTCAGAGTAAATCGATCCCACACCGGAAGTGAGATCCAGTTGAAGGAGTGAAGAGGAAATACAGAAGGAGAGACATGAAGAACAGAAAGATCTCCATCCTCGCCAAACCCAAATCAACTTTTGATAGTGTCTTTATAACATTATTACAAAATGATGCCATTATACAATTCTAACTCTAAATCATCTAATTGACTGATCACAATAAATTATTCCAGAACATGTAGTTCCTTTGATAAATTGTGCCATAGTGCACACCAACGTTAAACCccaaaatattcaaatgaaacacCTGAGATGTAAAGGAAGCCGGTACCTGCAGGGAACTGCAGCAAGGCGTCTCTTTTCACAAACAAAACCAGaaagttgttttgttgttgttgtattggTGAATTTTGGCAAAACCAATCTTACTACAGAAACCATGACTTCACTAACGATAATATACAGAACAGATTAAAGTATTTGTACTAACGGTCGTAATACATATCTTACAGGAGACAATTGATTTGcaattgaaaaatgaataatacacaGTTGGATCAGATGTTTACTACAACAATCACGGTCCGTGTATCATCTGATCATTTGATTATTCCATTCAACACAACAAacgggaaaagaaaaaaagagtcgATATTTCGTTTTTCCGTTTTCTGTatgtacaatttattttaaaaaacgatggttttcttcttattttatctttaaatgggaaatccaataaaaacataaaccaaaACGAAATAA
This region of Triplophysa dalaica isolate WHDGS20190420 chromosome 7, ASM1584641v1, whole genome shotgun sequence genomic DNA includes:
- the LOC130426978 gene encoding RNA-binding protein with serine-rich domain 1, giving the protein MAPSPTKRRERSEDKPRERAKEKPAVKEGAEKERGREKIRKRRSNSTGSSSSRSSSSSSSSSGSSSGSSSGSSSSSGTSHSGSSSSSRSSSSSGSSGSPSPSRRRHDNRRRSRSKSKSQKRGEEKERKRRSPSPKPTKLHLGRLTRNVTKEHIQEIFATYGKIKMIDMPPDRLHPNLSKGYAYVEYETPDDAQKALKHMDGGQIDGQEITASAVLTQRIRTAPRRMTPPRRMPPPPPMWRRTPPRMRRRSRSPRRRSPVRRRTRSRSPGRRRHRSRSSSNSSR
- the LOC130426977 gene encoding uncharacterized protein LOC130426977, which gives rise to MGRLDDASKRKVVELREAGLSFRKIKAVLELENIKVSAQAIYLFLKEFQGRARKEDGTAVGSSQAGSTSAREAGSGEARQGTWSNQQLRNLLREASRVAASQLNAASSDARGGQSSGTAVRSEAREGDKDEDIRIVSVTSLAQGAQHAGIQGPRAGTGTGTTSGAAFVRRRHTPSPANPVLVARKRLLDKALLHRARVRDGGPQTGQQVPLSVRRDQSCFSGPDGRKVELPQTASFDLTASRAPNIRGSHPGPSLARKWIQRMGTPVRSLQNPPRVGVRLPDPATAGSTSHNAVPPARVQNVNSQASLPLQRTGFDPAAVSGLQEQIQSLSSELRNLGVALRMMVEQQGRLEREQTQQTQVQKQILGTLQDLATKLEPCNVLQSTSAPTLSASCSLASAEPFSQTAGSQGVYAQCSQAQTRYNEIHDSGLEGIEPFSLDQLSPPAMNGFQQCPTTGVPSFTHAQTRTGMFTQAHTQTFAHSPFQSHADSYTGMERKPADMPSTSADGTFQACSPHNQNSSLPVSPHQAELNIIKVENV
- the LOC130425775 gene encoding T-cell ecto-ADP-ribosyltransferase 2-like, with the protein product MLTTATLILCLSALGQVFTVPRILELDMAENSVDDQFDGCKEKMAELLVKPLPTASETQEMYPRGFTWNHLFAISAYTGERIYNNFRADTVNGKDNYTKKTYGWYSLYFLLTDAIQILNKLQKEAHPGCIITYRRTRLMFNSTDVVNKNIRFGQFASSSTNRNSTDIFGNVSCFEIRTCEGAHVSKYSLFPGEEEVLIPPYEVFKVTKVTSDWCETVYHLNSAGTKSNLNCALVDVKNLWQSIKDFFKRLVGKG